Genomic DNA from Leucobacter triazinivorans:
AGAGCCGAAGCATACCGACGTGAGTGAAGCAGCAGCAGCGCGGTGGCTCGATGCCGGGCAGGAGCGCGCCGCCGCTGCCGTCGCATCTGCTGATCCTCTCGTGATCGTGGAGGGAGCAGCGGGCGCAGGCAAGACCACCATGCTCGGCGTCGCAATCGAGGTTGCCGCCGAACAGGGCAGAGCGTCGCGGGTTCTTGCGCCGACGTTGCGTGCCGCTCAGGTGGTGCGCGAAGAACTCGGCGTACCCACCGCGAGCGTTGCGGCGCTCGTGCATGCGCACGGGTGGCGATGGAACGACGATGGCGTGTGGTCTCGCCTCGCACCCGGCGACACCGACCCCGCGACCGGCCGCACCTATCGCGGCCCCTCGGGGAGCGCCCGGCCTGCGCGGGGTGAACGGGTGATCGTTGACGAGGCCGGGATGCTCGACCAAGACACCACAATCGCACTCCTCACGGTCTGCGCCGAGGCAGGCGCAACGGTCGCGCTGGTTGGGGATCGTGCACAGCTCGCCGCAGTCGGGCGCGGGGGTGTGCTCGACATGGCGGCGCAGCTCAGGGGCCGCACGTTCGACATGGCCGAGGTTCACCGCTTCGCCGATCCCGTCTATGCCGAGGTCACGTTGCAGATGCGCGACGGCAGAAACCCCGGCGCGGTCTTCGATCAGCTCGCAAAACTCGGGCTTGTGCACCTCCACGCCGGTAGCGACGAGTTGCGTGCGCACATCGCCAAGGCGCGGCAAGACGGTGAAGCCGTCACGGTGACCTCGAACGACGAGGCGCGCGCCGTGAACTCAAGCATCCGCGACGAGCGAATAGCACGCGGCGAGGTCAACGAGCAGCGCACTGCCTACGGCAGCGACGGTCTCCCCATCGGTGCGGGCGACCTGATCCAAACCCGTAAGAACCGTACCGATCTTGGCGTGGCGAACCGGCAGCAGTGGATCGTGCAGCACGTCGCAGACAACGGCACACTGAGCGTCCTTGAAGCTGGAAACGGTCGGAAGCGACAGCGCACCATCAGCCTCCCCGCCGAGTATGTGGCAGAGCACACCCACCTGTCCTACGCGGCAACCTCCTACGGCGTACAGGGCGCGACCGTGCCCGCATCGCATACCCTTCTCACCGACTCCACCAGCGCCGCAAGCGTATACGTCGGCATGACCAGAGGGCGCGAGTCGAACCTGCTGCACATCGTGGCCGAGAACTTGGGCGATGCGCGGGCGCAGTTCGTCGCGGCGATGGAACGCGACCGCGCCGACCGTGGCCTTGCCGACGCGACCCAGCGCGCCGCCGAGGAAGTCACCGGACTGATCAAGCACGGCCCCGTCAAGTTCGTGAGCGACGAGATAGCCACACTCATGCAGCAGGCCGCGACCGCTGAGGTGCAGGCCGAACGTTGGCAGCAGGTCAGCAGCGCCCTCGCCGACCTGAACCAGCGCGAGACAGTAATACGCGAGGCCGCCAGAGTAGCCGAGCAGACGGCAAGGCACCGCGCCGAGCAGGTGCGCGTCGAGGTCACCGCGCCGATCGTTTCGGCAGCGAGGACGGCGCTCGCAGAGTGGCAGCAAGCCGAAGCCACCGAGCAGACCGCAGGCAAGCAGGTGCGGGGATCATCGTGGTTCGGGAAGCGCCGCGCCCGCGACGAGCATGAGACCGCCAAGAGGCGAACCCACGACGCACGCCAGCAGTTGGCGAGCGAGTGGGGCGAGCTACCGAGGTGGAACGAACGCGCCGACACCTGGGTCAAACGAGTCACCCGCCCGAAGATCGACGCCGACCCCCGCGTGGTCGATGCCGAGCAGGAGCACCGGGCAGCGCGTGATGAAGTCCTAAGGAGGCCCGAGCGGGCGCAGACAGCACGCCTGGCGGCGTTCGGTCGCGTCTTCGGCGCAGAGCAGGTGTTCCGCAACCGGGCGGCCTACCTGAGCACCAACCCCGCACAGCGCGCCCAGAGCGCGGCCCAGACCGCGAAGCACGCGCGAGACGAAGCCGAACTGCTGCGCTCGCTCACGCCTGCTGAGGCGGTCGCACGAATCGAGCAGACCCGCGTGGCGCAGGTCGAGAGCGAGGCAAAGCAGTCGGAACAAGAGCGTGCTCGATTGTATGGGTTCAATCGACGAAGTCCTGCTTTGAGGAGCAGTCCTAGCGGTGATTGGCCCGGACTGAGAAGATAATGTATGAGGTAGGAGAGTGATAGTTCTTAGCCCAAGAGTTGCGGTGTGACATTTGATGGAATATGCTCATGGGTATGTCACACATCCCCGCGCCGGTTCAGCAGCAGCTGCAGGATCTTGCCTTCGAAGTTCGTGAGGTATTTGGTGAGCGTGGGTATCGTATCGAAGTGGCTTTGTCAGTCGACCCTTCTTTTAACGAATCGGGTAACCGGTCTGCTCTAGTGAGGAGCATGGTAAAAGACGCCATACGCACCGGAGCTTCGCGTTGGGGAGTGGACTTCGAAGATGCTGCCGGTGGTGCGCTGGATATCCGCTTTGACCTGGGGTCGCGGATTTTGGTGTTCCGAGTAAAGAAAGCCAAGCGGCGCGCTGATGGAACTCTGCAGATCATCACGAACACTGCTTCTTCATGGGGGTTGATGGATGAAGATCGTTTAGTCCCGGAGGAGCAGTGGGTCTTTGCTTTCGTTGCGAACGACAGCAACATTGAAGGGCTTTCTGTCGCTCCTGTGCTTGGTGTGACGCAAAAGATCCCTGGCTATTTCATTTTGGGGGACGAAACCCTGCTTAATGGTGGCGTTGATGCGCCACGGGGCTTTAGCAGTGACAATGATGATTCTCTTCCTGGATTTGAAGAAGATGAGGATGAGGGGGAACTGGGAAACCTTGGTCCCTCCTTATAGAAGAACGGGGTTATTTAGCGGTTGAAGTCCACGTGAAGGAGGGTTTGTTGTGAGCGGTTCACAACCAGTTGGCGGTGCGGTTCGTCGGTTGCGTGCTGCACTCGGTCTGAGTCAGAGCGAACTCGCTGATCGTGCGGGAATTGCTGCGGGCACGATGTCGATGATTGAGAACGACCGGATCTCGGCAACTGCTGAGGCTATTGAAGCTCTCTCGACCGTACTTGACTGTTCACCCGACTACCTGAGACGAGACAACGGTGATCTGCTTGCGGGACGACCTTGGCTTCGCGCTTACGCTGATGCTCCCAGCAGGACCGTAGAAAGCGTGGTTGCCGACAGCTCTACGGCGATTGATGCGGCTCAGAGGTTAGACCTGAGGTTTGTTCCTGACGTTCTTCCAATTTTTAGCGGAGACCCGAACAACGACGCGGACATCGAGGAGTTCACAGCGCAAGTGCGGGTCGCAGCAGGGCTCGGCGAGGATGATGTCGTCAAGAATATGGTGCGAACCGCGGAGCGTTTGGGTTGTGTTGTTCTGCCTATGGAAAGCGAACTTGGGAGGCATCTAGGGATGTCTAACAGGGTCGACGGGACGGCAGTGATTCGAGTTGCGCGCTCGAATGACGGGTCAACACATTATGTGCCTGGTGACCGACAGCGCTTCACGGTCGCTCACGAGCTGGGTCACCTAGTTATGCACTTTGAGCAGCGCCCGCCTGATTCGGCTGTAGAAGCAGCGCGCATTGAGAAGCAAGCGCATCGATTCGCTGCTGCATTCTTGGCGCCGGCAGACCCGCTGATCGATGATCTCAACCGTATCGGGGGGCGGGTGACGCTGAGTGCGTTGGCGCAGCTGAAAGAGGCCTGGGGTGTGGCAATCAAGGCGCTTGTCGTTCGATTCCAACACCTCGGAGTGATTGAGCAAGATCATGCTCGCAGTCTCTATAAGCAGATTTCAGCTCGTAGGTGGAACAAAAGCGAACCCGTGCATGTTCCAAATGAGGAATCGGTTTGGCTTGCTAAAGCTCTCAAGAAGCGATTTGGTTCTGAAGGTGACCCGTTCGCAGGGGCTTCCGTTGCGCTGGGCCTCGGACGTTCATACTTTGAACGATGGGCAATGTGGGCGGTGGAAAATCAGGCCGATGCCGTTGCTGAAGTTGTCCAGCTCGGTTTCGGTAAACGGATCGATAACCAGTCTTTGAATGAAGAGTCTCGAGGCCAGGTTCTCCGGATGCCGGTTCGGTAAGCGGTTGGTGGCTATTGGCATGTTTGCTGTCTCTGAACTTGCCCTGGCGATCAGGTCAACCTTGCCTTCTGCGGGGAAGAAACAAAACCACCGGTTGCGCGCTGCCGTTCATCGTTGTTCGTCGGGTGTATTAGTTCCGCAGATAGGATTGATTATGCATAAACACTGCGGCGACGCGCCGACGCCGCCCGGGGTAGATCAATGCGCCCTCGTGACGGTGCAGTAGACGTCGCCCAGAAGGATCGTTGCGCCGTCGGGGATCACGGTCGGTTCGCCGGGCGTGAGCCAGTGGGGCGGGGCCGACTGCAGTTCGATGCCGTTCGCGGAATCGAGGTCGGTCACGACGATGCGACCGGCGTCGTCGACGTCGATCGTCGCGTGGGTGCGCGAGAGCATCCGTCCAGGCGTGACGACGGTGAGCGCTTCGCGTCCGTCGACGGGCTCGGGGTTGCGGCCGACGACGACATGCGGGCCGGCGTCGATGCTGCGCTGGGTGTTGAAAGCCAGGTGCAGGACCGGCGCGGGAGGCGCTGCGGGGGCCGCTGCGCGGCGGCTGATGCGTGTGTGCTCGATGTCGTGCAGCTCGTCGAGCTCGTCGAGCTCAACGGGGCTCGGCCGGGTGACCCGCGCGGCCGCGGGCGGTGCGACGGTGTTCGGCTCCGCCGGGGGAGCGACCTCGACGCGCAGCGGTTCGTCGACGCCGCACTGGACGCACGTCGCGGAGGTCACCGGCTGTAGCCGGCGGCAGACGCGGCAGCGTCCCTCGTCGATGCTGAGGCCGTCAGGGGCGGGAATGGTGCCGTCGGCGCCGATGAGCTGCACGTAGCCCTCCGGGCGCACGGCGAGGGCGTGTGTGCGGCCGTCCTCGGTCACATCGAGACGGATCGGGCGACGTAGCTGCGTGCCGATCGCCACGGCGCGCGCGATCATGCCGGTGCGGAGCGCTGCGACGGACTCGGCCGCGCACGCGCGGCTGACGCCGTTGATCGTGAGGGTGCCTGTGCCGTCGTGCGTGACGGTGGCGGCGAGACGGGGCCACTCGGGGACGCGATGCAGCCCTGTGAGCGGCTGTGTGGCGTTCATAGCCCGCGGGCGACCGCCGCGCCCGCTGCGAGCCACGCACGCTGCGTCTGGGGGCGCAGGGAGCCGAAGCGCAGCACTCCGTCGACCATCGCCGGGTCGTGGGGGACCGTCACGGCCTCACGGGCGAGGGACCGGTAGCCGTCGGCCACGCGCGCCAGGTCAGCGGCGGTGGACTTCGGATCGGCCTGGTTCACGATCACGACGGCATCACGGGCCAGCTCGGCCGATCCGGCGTCGCGCTCTGCGAGGGCTTCGAGGAGGAGCGCGCCGGCTTCGGCGTGGTCGTCGCGGGTGGTCGTGGCGACCACGAGCTGGTCGGCGTGGTCGATCATGCGCAGCCACATCGGATCGGACTCGTCGTTGCCGGAGTCGATGAAGATCAGCCGGTAGTACTTCGCGGCGACGGCGTGGATCGCGTCGACGTCGCTCGGCTCGACGCGCTGCTCGTGCGCGAGGGCCATCGGCTTGCTGCGCAGCACGTCGAACCGGTCGCGGGTCTGGTGGTGCACGTAGTGCGCCAGGTCCGCTGACTGCGCTCCGGTGCTCAGGAGCCGGTCGACCTGGGGGAGGAGGTCAAGCAGGGTCGCCTCGTGCGGTCCCTGCTCGGTGCGCCAGCCGAGCGTTCCGCGGGTCTGGTTGTTGTCCCATGTGAGGACGCCTGCGCCGCCGTGGCGGGCGAACACGGCCGCGAGGAGGACGGTGGTCGGGGTCTTGCCCGCGCCTCCCTTGCCGTTCACGACGGCGATCGTGCGGGGGCCGGGCCAGTGCTGCGAGACGGCGAGGACGTCGGAACGCTCCGCGCGCTCGGATTCGCTCGGGCTCATGCGGATGCCGGCACGGGTGAGCGCTCCGCGCCATCCCTGGGTTGCCGGCTCCTCCATCTGCTCGTGCGTGAGGAACGACTGTCGGGCCTCGCGACGGCTCGGGTACTCGGTGGCCGGGGCGGGAGCCTGACGCACCCATGCGTTCCCGTCGGGCGCGGGAGCCGGCGCTGCGGCCGGAACCTCCGGCGCGGGAGCGAACGTCGGAGCCTCCGGCGCGGGGGCGGGCGCGGGAACCTGGTCGATCGGCGCGGGCGTCGACTCGATGGGGGACGCGGCGT
This window encodes:
- the mobF gene encoding MobF family relaxase is translated as MQEHDLDEMVIHMHGGVILFRGTGADALRYVEADRSRADDYYLSDGAGIEYAVLDASGEAVLVRALSNEEYAGWVDWINPDTGERMGRPRLAGQDRLGSPRFAEMTINGPKSLSIAAALHPEVSKVLDRAQQDALAEIRRWLAQHSVTRVGPRGAQEVVPIEHMQVVGITHRTSRAGDPHRHIHMQIGTRVWAAGKWRALDTAAIFRQQGAIRALGTAVIAAHPELAKVLDRHGLTLDPVTSEVVELEPYNHLMSKRGEQVRRNLERLEAKWEAAHPGERMGPVVFSRLTAQAWAHERPAKKPTTLREEEAWLTELREAGYDPAALRRAARRAPVPLEELSVQQIASRALDRCAAGASTWTRHTVQEHATQIITEAGVRATGEELRDLITVATRLALEDCFSVLVPGAPTPEHVAHLTSLRVVQAETELRDLLAARVPAQEPKHTDVSEAAAARWLDAGQERAAAAVASADPLVIVEGAAGAGKTTMLGVAIEVAAEQGRASRVLAPTLRAAQVVREELGVPTASVAALVHAHGWRWNDDGVWSRLAPGDTDPATGRTYRGPSGSARPARGERVIVDEAGMLDQDTTIALLTVCAEAGATVALVGDRAQLAAVGRGGVLDMAAQLRGRTFDMAEVHRFADPVYAEVTLQMRDGRNPGAVFDQLAKLGLVHLHAGSDELRAHIAKARQDGEAVTVTSNDEARAVNSSIRDERIARGEVNEQRTAYGSDGLPIGAGDLIQTRKNRTDLGVANRQQWIVQHVADNGTLSVLEAGNGRKRQRTISLPAEYVAEHTHLSYAATSYGVQGATVPASHTLLTDSTSAASVYVGMTRGRESNLLHIVAENLGDARAQFVAAMERDRADRGLADATQRAAEEVTGLIKHGPVKFVSDEIATLMQQAATAEVQAERWQQVSSALADLNQRETVIREAARVAEQTARHRAEQVRVEVTAPIVSAARTALAEWQQAEATEQTAGKQVRGSSWFGKRRARDEHETAKRRTHDARQQLASEWGELPRWNERADTWVKRVTRPKIDADPRVVDAEQEHRAARDEVLRRPERAQTARLAAFGRVFGAEQVFRNRAAYLSTNPAQRAQSAAQTAKHARDEAELLRSLTPAEAVARIEQTRVAQVESEAKQSEQERARLYGFNRRSPALRSSPSGDWPGLRR
- a CDS encoding XRE family transcriptional regulator; its protein translation is MSGSQPVGGAVRRLRAALGLSQSELADRAGIAAGTMSMIENDRISATAEAIEALSTVLDCSPDYLRRDNGDLLAGRPWLRAYADAPSRTVESVVADSSTAIDAAQRLDLRFVPDVLPIFSGDPNNDADIEEFTAQVRVAAGLGEDDVVKNMVRTAERLGCVVLPMESELGRHLGMSNRVDGTAVIRVARSNDGSTHYVPGDRQRFTVAHELGHLVMHFEQRPPDSAVEAARIEKQAHRFAAAFLAPADPLIDDLNRIGGRVTLSALAQLKEAWGVAIKALVVRFQHLGVIEQDHARSLYKQISARRWNKSEPVHVPNEESVWLAKALKKRFGSEGDPFAGASVALGLGRSYFERWAMWAVENQADAVAEVVQLGFGKRIDNQSLNEESRGQVLRMPVR
- a CDS encoding FHA domain-containing protein translates to MNATQPLTGLHRVPEWPRLAATVTHDGTGTLTINGVSRACAAESVAALRTGMIARAVAIGTQLRRPIRLDVTEDGRTHALAVRPEGYVQLIGADGTIPAPDGLSIDEGRCRVCRRLQPVTSATCVQCGVDEPLRVEVAPPAEPNTVAPPAAARVTRPSPVELDELDELHDIEHTRISRRAAAPAAPPAPVLHLAFNTQRSIDAGPHVVVGRNPEPVDGREALTVVTPGRMLSRTHATIDVDDAGRIVVTDLDSANGIELQSAPPHWLTPGEPTVIPDGATILLGDVYCTVTRAH
- a CDS encoding AAA family ATPase, whose amino-acid sequence is MSSIEVPTFPKIEARTFANGSGEVTINGTSHPIETTTLEDARAAILARVADTATKMQRPVRVTTSGPDGEWPLIVHPDGSVEPDESLPARPAPIEDAASPIESTPAPIDQVPAPAPAPEAPTFAPAPEVPAAAPAPAPDGNAWVRQAPAPATEYPSRREARQSFLTHEQMEEPATQGWRGALTRAGIRMSPSESERAERSDVLAVSQHWPGPRTIAVVNGKGGAGKTPTTVLLAAVFARHGGAGVLTWDNNQTRGTLGWRTEQGPHEATLLDLLPQVDRLLSTGAQSADLAHYVHHQTRDRFDVLRSKPMALAHEQRVEPSDVDAIHAVAAKYYRLIFIDSGNDESDPMWLRMIDHADQLVVATTTRDDHAEAGALLLEALAERDAGSAELARDAVVIVNQADPKSTAADLARVADGYRSLAREAVTVPHDPAMVDGVLRFGSLRPQTQRAWLAAGAAVARGL